A region of Dioscorea cayenensis subsp. rotundata cultivar TDr96_F1 chromosome 5, TDr96_F1_v2_PseudoChromosome.rev07_lg8_w22 25.fasta, whole genome shotgun sequence DNA encodes the following proteins:
- the LOC120260699 gene encoding 7-deoxyloganetin glucosyltransferase-like, translated as MEDIVNGYLDKVIDWIPGMENMRLKDFPSFIRTTDSEDIMLAIAKHELERISMASAIILNTFDDFEHQVLQAMSSIILPSIYTIGPLTLLAARTAGSSLADIRLNLWKEDPGCLEWLDGKEPRSVVYVNFGSLTVMTNEQLIEFAWGLANSEHKFLWIIRPDLVRGDTAVVPQEFMMETQERGLLASWCSQEQVLKHPSIGGFLTHCGWNSILESVCGGVPVICWPFFAEQLTNCRYLCTDQWGMGMEIDNNVKREEVEKLIKELMNGEKGMEMRNRALEWKELAVRATEPGGSSSVNFDRLVTEVLHPNNYNN; from the coding sequence ATGGAAGACATTGTAAATGGTTACCTAGACAAGGTCATAGATTGGATACCTGGGATGGAAAACATGCGTTTAAAGGACTTCCCAAGTTTCATTAGGACAACAGATTCTGAGGATATCATGCTCGCCATTGCAAAACATGAACTAGAGAGAATCTCCATGGCTTCAGCCATCATCCTCAACACTTTTGATGACTTTGAACACCAAGTCCTACAAGCTATGTCCTCCATTATTCTCCCTTCAATCTACACCATTGGTCCCCTGACTTTGCTCGCCGCCCGGACGGCGGGGAGCTCTCTGGCAGACATAAGATTAAATCTATGGAAAGAAGACCCCGGTTGTTTGGAATGGTTGGATGGGAAGGAGCCAAGATCAGTTGTTTATGTGAACTTTGGAAGCCTGACAGTGATGACCAATGAACAGTTGATTGAATTTGCATGGGGACTTGCTAATAGTGAACACAAGTTCTTGTGGATCATTAGACCGGACCTGGTGAGAGGTGACACTGCTGTTGTCCCACAAGAGTTCATGATGGAGACACAAGAGAGAGGTTTGCTAGCAAGTTGGTGCTCACAAGAGCAAGTGCTAAAGCATCCATCCATCGGAGGGTTCTTGACTCACtgtggatggaactcaatttTAGAGAGTGTCTGTGGTGGTGTGCCTGTCATATGTTGGCCATTCTTTGCTGAACAACTAACCAATTGCAGGTATTTGTGCACTGATCAATGGGGAATGGGAATGGAGATTGATAACAATGTGAAGAGGGAGGAGGTGGAGAAATTGATAAAAGAGCTGATGAATGGAGAGAAAGGAATGGAGATGAGGAACAGGGCACTGGAGTGGAAAGAGCTTGCTGTTAGAGCAACAGAACCAGGTGGTTCATCCTCTGTGAATTTTGATAGATTGGTTACTGAAGTGCTGCAcccaaataattataataattaa
- the LOC120260700 gene encoding uncharacterized protein PB18E9.04c-like — translation MDSGNSGSLQSSSAGEDDYDFTGPNTGVTTSIHAPTPPLPPPSSSSSTSLFDTFTYFESFPRSPPPTAGNTNTTTTTSTTNPLLNLEPSWPRPLRPPFNPNSTTDITGFINPSSSSSTTPVQPLQPDPPSRVSKKRSRASRRAPTTVLTTDTSNFRAMVQEFTGIPTAPFSSSTSTTTSTSRSRLPRYDSPYLLRPFAHKPHPTSFLSSSSTSPLLDPPASTSSANVASSNQLSHDHHHLSAASMQNQVLNFQSLLQSPITNLPSFMTSNKSDQVNYGVTHNVVGQVGGNLSNLVGSSEAMHSACSEFHSEKASDAARPPRTQGMVDSWICSSD, via the coding sequence ATGGATTCCGGAAACAGTGGAAGCTTACAGTCCTCAAGCGCCGGCGAGGATGACTATGACTTCACCGGTCCAAACACCGGCGTCACCACCTCCATCCATGCACCAACACCACCACTACCACcaccatcctcctcctcctccacctcccTCTTTGACACTTTCACCTACTTTGAATCCTTCCCAAGATCCCCACCACCCACCGCCGGCAacaccaacaccaccaccaccacctcgaCCACCAACCCTTTACTCAACCTTGAACCCTcttggcctcgtcctctccggCCACCATTCAACCCAAACTCCACCACCGACATCACCGGCTTTATAAacccatcatcctcatcctcaaccACGCCAGTGCAACCACTCCAACCAGACCCTCCTTCACGTGTCTCCAAGAAACGATCCAGAGCTTCACGCCGTGCTCCGACCACCGTCCTCACCACTGACACCTCCAACTTCCGTGCCATGGTACAAGAGTTCACCGGCATCCCCACTGctcccttctcctcctccacctccacAACCACCAGCACCTCTCGTTCTCGCCTGCCTCGTTATGACTCTCCTTATCTCCTTAGACCCTTTGCTCATAAACCCCATCCTACCagctttctctcttcttcttctacttctcctCTTCTTGATCCTCCTGCTTCCACTAGTAGTGCTAATGTTGCTTCTTCAAATCAACTGagtcatgatcatcatcatctgagTGCAGCCAGCATGCAAAACCAAGTGCTCAACTTCCAGTCCTTGTTACAGTCTCCGATCACCAACCTTCCCTCTTTCATGACTAGTAATAAGTCTGATCAGGTGAACTATGGTGTGACTCATAATGTTGTTGGCCAAGTTGGTGGGAATTTATCAAACCTTGTTGGAAGCTCAGAGGCCATGCACTCTGCTTGCTCTGAGTTTCATTCTGAGAAGGCTTCTGATGCTGCCCGGCCTCCTCGGACTCAAGGCATGGTGGATTCTTGGATTTGTTCTTCTgattaa